The Nitrospirota bacterium nucleotide sequence GACCGGGCGGCGCTGGACGTGGCTCTCCAGCTCGGAATTCCCTGCGGCGGCTGGTGTCCCAAAGGACGCAAGGCGGAGGGCGGCCGCGTTCCCAAACGGTACCCGCTCGAGGAAACCCCGTCCGACGACTATGCGCAGCGGACGGAATGGAACGTCCGCGACTCGGACGGGACGCTCGTGCTGACCGTCGGCCCCCCGACGGAGGGCACGGCCTTCACCGTGCAGGTGGCCGAACGGTTGCGGAAGCCTAGCCTGGTGCTGGACCTGGACGACCACCCGTCCGCCGCGACGGTCAAGACCTGGGCGATCACGCACCAG carries:
- a CDS encoding putative molybdenum carrier protein; protein product: VSDAGELTWQPARREAPIDQLDGPGYARPWKDGEDWMVEKIVSGGQTGVDRAALDVALQLGIPCGGWCPKGRKAEGGRVPKRYPLEETPSDDYAQRTEWNVRDSDGTLVLTVGPPTEGTAFTVQVAERLRKPSLVLDLDDHPSAATVKTWAITHQIRVLNVAGPRESKCPGIYDRAATFLRQLLSAH